The nucleotide sequence CGGGCCTGCCGGGGCGGTTCCCGGCGCGCGTGTTCGGGCTGCCGGGTTTCGACGTCGTGGTCGCGCTGGCGATGCTGCCGGTGCAGCTGATCGGCGTGTTCATCGTGTCGGTGCCGGTGTACGTGCTCGACACCGGCGGCGGGATACCGAGCCGGCTGGAAGGCAACGACGTCGACTGGCTCGCCTGGATCATCCTCGTCGCCTCCGCGCTGGTGCTCGCCGGGCGCTCGCGCTGGGCGCGCCTGGCCCTCATCGCGGAATGCGGGCTGCTCGCGCTGTATTTGGCGCGGGGGTACCCCGTCGGGCCGATCGTGCTGCCCGTCATGCTGTGCCTGTACACGACGGTCGCCGGCGGGCGGAGGCGGCGCACGGCGCTCGCGGCCCTCGCGTTCCTCATGGCCGCGTGCAGCCTGTGGGTGCCCCGGATCGCCCGCCTGCTCGACACCGCGGGCACGTTCATGGGCACGGTCGCCGTGTTCTACGCCGTCGTGCTCGCGACGTTCGGCGGGCCGGTCCTGTTCGGCGAGGTCGTGCGGTACCGGCGTGAGGCGGACGAGGCCCGCGTCGCCCAGGCGTTGCGCGACGCCGAGCGCCGTGTCGTCGAGGAACGGCTGCGTATCGCCCGGGAGCTGCACGACGTCGTCGCGCACAGCATGGCCGGGATCGCGGTGCAGTCGGCCGCGACGCTGCGGCTGCTCGGCGACCCCGATCCCGAGGTGCGCGAGGCGCTGCTGGCGATTCGTACG is from Yinghuangia sp. ASG 101 and encodes:
- a CDS encoding sensor histidine kinase, with the translated sequence MRPIRVVAGLPGRFPARVFGLPGFDVVVALAMLPVQLIGVFIVSVPVYVLDTGGGIPSRLEGNDVDWLAWIILVASALVLAGRSRWARLALIAECGLLALYLARGYPVGPIVLPVMLCLYTTVAGGRRRRTALAALAFLMAACSLWVPRIARLLDTAGTFMGTVAVFYAVVLATFGGPVLFGEVVRYRREADEARVAQALRDAERRVVEERLRIARELHDVVAHSMAGIAVQSAATLRLLGDPDPEVREALLAIRTASRQALGELRSTVGMLRAAGLPDNDGLERLDTLLAAVRKAGVPVELDRAGTEVPLTTEVAHAAYRIIQESLTNVLRHAGHGAGARVRLAYGDAELVVEIVDDGRGLSDVPGTGHGLAGMRERAESVGGTMVAGGRPAGDDGTGGGFRVSARLPYAPREAAESRRVPDSRRTRGRGREREAR